One genomic segment of Candidatus Methanosuratincola sp. includes these proteins:
- a CDS encoding chemotaxis protein CheX, whose product MLQDSFFMNTAIIDLSGDGLRRLESALEEFCSVRLNGECKVIRKFEVKSFLKSLNLNEDYYYVGILSKFKDFNAYIMMIMDTASADEFISRMTGKHLYLLDEFNESALQELANVTVGILSSQLSKGLGRRVDYSIPTTAVDFPSALLDLLLAEISESESTKCIEISFTSNSLPIFTKMLVFGDS is encoded by the coding sequence ATGTTGCAGGATTCATTCTTCATGAATACAGCGATAATTGATCTTAGCGGAGACGGTTTAAGAAGGCTGGAGTCCGCGCTGGAAGAGTTCTGCTCGGTGAGACTGAATGGGGAGTGCAAGGTAATAAGAAAGTTCGAGGTCAAGAGTTTTCTTAAATCCCTCAATCTAAATGAGGACTACTATTACGTTGGCATTCTTTCAAAGTTCAAGGACTTTAATGCATATATCATGATGATAATGGACACAGCAAGCGCCGACGAATTCATAAGCAGGATGACTGGGAAGCACTTGTATTTGCTGGACGAATTTAACGAGTCGGCACTGCAGGAGCTGGCGAACGTTACTGTGGGCATCTTGTCCTCCCAGCTATCAAAGGGATTAGGGAGGAGAGTGGACTATAGTATTCCCACGACGGCGGTAGATTTTCCGTCTGCCCTTCTAGACTTGCTTTTAGCCGAGATCTCCGAAAGCGAGTCGACTAAATGCATTGAGATCAGTTTCACGAGCAATTCATTGCCGATATTTACGAAGATGCTGGTGTTCGGAGACAGTTAG
- a CDS encoding chemotaxis protein CheD has protein sequence MAVILYDPEENLGGIVHAMLPCPKGMVSSPMKYVDMGVCTLIDEMILSGADQKRLVAALIGGGTIFNFGGELAIGKKNVEAAKSVLRLKCIPIVVEETGGRRGRSVVFDASSGEAFVAVSNPPLLVGYELLGEVKGSTR, from the coding sequence GTGGCAGTCATACTGTACGATCCAGAGGAGAACCTCGGGGGAATAGTCCATGCAATGCTGCCTTGCCCCAAAGGTATGGTCTCGTCTCCAATGAAGTACGTTGACATGGGCGTCTGCACGCTGATTGATGAAATGATTCTTTCAGGCGCTGACCAAAAGAGGTTAGTTGCCGCTCTCATCGGGGGAGGAACGATCTTTAATTTCGGAGGGGAGCTTGCAATTGGTAAGAAGAACGTTGAGGCCGCGAAGTCGGTGCTAAGATTAAAGTGCATCCCGATCGTAGTCGAGGAGACTGGAGGTAGGCGGGGTAGGAGCGTGGTCTTTGACGCATCCAGCGGCGAGGCCTTTGTTGCAGTCTCAAACCCGCCCCTCTTGGTCGGCTATGAACTTTTAGGCGAAGTCAAAGGATCGACAAGATAG
- a CDS encoding protein-glutamate O-methyltransferase CheR, translated as MQPPVSDDDLKRIMTLIKDRGFSVDAYKPDFLKRRIYARMISTRSPAASDYLLFLKKNADEAVTLLDNCSINVSEFFRDPPVWTKVTELIAEKVREKTGAGNRCSIRIWSAACSCGEEPYTIAMAVKEASRRMPFITIDARIHATDVDKDAIKKGVEGRYRECSVKSIPAELRERYLKREGDFYSVVEPLRQMVKFREHNIIEDPPLMYFDFIFCRNLLIYFSLNAQKRVIENFCTSLFKGGFLVLGMNEAVPTGISCLKPLDTKSRIYVKV; from the coding sequence ATGCAGCCGCCCGTTTCTGACGATGACCTTAAGAGAATCATGACGTTGATTAAAGATAGAGGCTTTTCAGTCGACGCATACAAGCCAGATTTCCTCAAGAGGCGAATATACGCCAGGATGATATCGACCAGGTCTCCAGCAGCTAGTGACTACCTCTTGTTTTTAAAGAAGAATGCTGATGAAGCCGTAACCCTTCTCGACAACTGCTCCATCAACGTCTCTGAATTCTTTAGGGATCCGCCGGTGTGGACCAAGGTCACTGAACTGATAGCTGAGAAGGTAAGGGAGAAGACAGGTGCGGGTAACCGCTGCTCAATCCGTATCTGGAGTGCAGCATGCTCCTGCGGCGAGGAGCCGTACACCATAGCGATGGCGGTCAAAGAGGCGAGCCGGAGGATGCCCTTCATCACAATAGACGCAAGAATCCACGCCACGGATGTGGATAAGGACGCAATAAAGAAGGGAGTTGAGGGTAGATATAGGGAGTGCTCGGTAAAGAGCATTCCTGCCGAACTGAGAGAGAGGTATTTGAAACGTGAAGGGGACTTTTACTCCGTAGTCGAACCGCTTAGACAGATGGTAAAATTCAGGGAACACAACATAATAGAGGATCCGCCTTTGATGTATTTCGATTTTATCTTCTGCAGGAACCTCCTGATCTACTTCTCTTTGAATGCCCAGAAGCGGGTCATAGAAAATTTTTGTACGTCACTCTTCAAGGGCGGATTCCTTGTGCTTGGCATGAACGAGGCGGTCCCGACAGGTATAAGCTGCTTAAAGCCCCTTGACACGAAGAGCAGGATCTACGTGAAAGTTTAG
- a CDS encoding archaellin/type IV pilin N-terminal domain-containing protein, whose translation MAKRMNRKGLTGIETAIIVIAFVIAASVFAFAVLNMGLLTTQKAQDAIVSGVSQAQSSLKITSVYAFSDSEGSDAKVKQIAILVQPSGTASVDFTAEKIAISYKNDLMAIPDVYEGSAANVFINKTTFTNATYDGDLAKLATISQNCLVVEIQGDGDMLLEAGEVFAVYLNLANVDSDNAPLGVYKHFTTEIVPGSGSKLTFTGTMPASILKVMVLTGS comes from the coding sequence ATGGCGAAAAGAATGAATCGGAAAGGTTTGACGGGCATCGAGACTGCAATCATCGTCATTGCATTCGTGATCGCAGCTTCGGTCTTTGCCTTTGCGGTGCTCAACATGGGCCTTCTGACAACCCAAAAGGCGCAGGATGCAATCGTTTCTGGTGTGAGCCAAGCTCAGTCCTCGCTTAAGATAACAAGCGTATACGCGTTTTCGGACTCTGAAGGCTCAGATGCTAAAGTAAAACAGATAGCGATACTGGTGCAGCCATCTGGTACTGCCTCGGTTGATTTCACAGCAGAAAAGATAGCAATATCATACAAGAACGACTTGATGGCGATTCCTGATGTATATGAGGGCAGTGCCGCAAATGTCTTCATAAACAAGACTACTTTTACAAACGCTACATATGATGGGGACTTGGCTAAACTTGCCACCATATCCCAAAATTGCTTGGTAGTCGAAATACAGGGAGACGGAGATATGCTCTTGGAAGCCGGTGAAGTATTTGCAGTATACCTCAACTTAGCCAACGTCGATTCCGATAACGCTCCACTTGGCGTCTACAAACACTTTACGACCGAGATCGTACCGGGCAGCGGTTCAAAGCTGACCTTCACAGGAACGATGCCTGCCAGCATACTCAAAGTGATGGTGCTTACCGGGTCTTAA
- a CDS encoding ATPase domain-containing protein: MADMQKQSMVRLGTGELDRLIGGIPMPSMNLIEGENDTGKSVFAQDVAWGALMSGFTVRYITTEMTVESLVSQMESLSFNASPFFIKGIFKITAFHAKGINWDESIASNYLTVMLNFIKKKGDANVVIFDSLTYIATHSSEKDLLNFLSELRNYVDQRGRIVFVTIHPFAFDSNLLIRIRSICDGHMVFKVKTLPSNETARTLEILKLRGAAKATNNLCTFKVEPGLGIRVLPFTQVKA, translated from the coding sequence ATGGCAGATATGCAGAAACAATCGATGGTAAGGCTCGGAACAGGCGAACTAGACCGGCTCATAGGGGGGATACCGATGCCCTCGATGAACCTCATAGAAGGGGAGAATGACACTGGCAAGAGCGTCTTCGCTCAGGACGTCGCTTGGGGTGCCCTTATGTCCGGATTCACAGTCCGCTACATAACGACCGAGATGACGGTCGAGTCCCTCGTCTCCCAGATGGAGAGCCTCTCCTTCAACGCCTCCCCGTTCTTCATCAAGGGGATCTTCAAGATAACCGCCTTCCACGCGAAGGGAATCAATTGGGACGAGAGCATAGCCTCGAATTACCTGACGGTGATGCTCAATTTCATAAAGAAGAAGGGGGACGCCAACGTCGTCATATTCGACTCGCTCACGTATATAGCAACACACTCATCGGAGAAGGATCTCCTCAACTTCCTCTCGGAACTCAGAAACTACGTGGATCAGAGGGGGAGGATAGTCTTCGTAACCATCCACCCGTTTGCCTTCGACTCCAACCTCCTGATCCGGATTCGGTCTATCTGCGACGGTCACATGGTCTTCAAGGTCAAGACCCTTCCCAGCAACGAGACTGCGAGGACCTTGGAGATCCTCAAGCTGAGGGGTGCAGCTAAGGCGACTAACAATCTTTGCACGTTCAAGGTGGAACCGGGGCTAGGCATAAGGGTTCTGCCGTTTACACAGGTGAAGGCATAA
- a CDS encoding type II/IV secretion system ATPase subunit, translating into MAGVQLQFKPSLSRDLRLLKKFSIIYPASDNIFIHVFKGVRDAYGKYRPIEPRLPPDKKDLIDRTEVLLASMINDKTAQQIAEKREAMLKELFEEVVKIEGSPIPSGKKGRTPSPMVLNRDLYERLKYEIMTDKIGMGPIEPLIKDPYIEDISCDGVGPVFVEHKIFGPMTTTIEFKTVQDLDTFVVKVCEKIGRPVSPRRPIVDASLLDGSRLNVVFGTDVSRRGSNFTIRKFSKIPLSITQLVKFGTLDARMAAYLWMMLESGMSMFICGETASGKTTTLNAITVFIRPNAKVITIEDTPEVYIPHPNWVSECTRRGESESSSVELFDLLKSALRQRPNYIIVGEIRGREGNIAFQAIQTGHPVISTFHAASMQKLIQRITGDPINIPAAYVDNLNVVLFQSSVKSPKTGKFERRVTGICEIIGIDPVEKSYNFIEIFSWDPVTDTHTFRGVGNSYLLEYKVAPAKGLSPKDARKIYNELELRTYIIKKLVELNIMDYYDVYNALSKVYDNPYIADMNFDNFATKAIDKILKGE; encoded by the coding sequence TTGGCTGGTGTCCAGCTCCAGTTCAAACCCTCGCTCTCGAGGGACCTCCGCCTCCTCAAGAAGTTCAGCATCATATACCCTGCCTCGGATAACATATTTATCCATGTCTTCAAGGGTGTCAGGGACGCCTACGGCAAGTACCGCCCCATAGAGCCGCGGCTGCCACCTGACAAGAAGGATCTCATAGACAGGACAGAGGTATTGCTTGCTTCGATGATAAACGACAAGACTGCCCAGCAGATAGCCGAGAAGAGGGAGGCTATGCTTAAGGAACTCTTTGAGGAGGTCGTTAAGATTGAGGGGTCGCCGATCCCGTCCGGAAAGAAGGGCAGGACACCGTCCCCTATGGTACTTAACAGGGATCTCTACGAGCGACTCAAGTACGAGATAATGACCGATAAGATCGGTATGGGGCCGATCGAACCCCTGATAAAGGACCCGTACATAGAGGATATCTCCTGCGATGGTGTAGGGCCTGTTTTTGTCGAGCACAAGATATTCGGGCCGATGACCACGACAATAGAGTTCAAGACCGTCCAAGATCTCGACACATTCGTGGTCAAGGTCTGTGAGAAGATCGGCAGGCCTGTTAGCCCAAGGAGACCGATAGTTGACGCCTCTCTTCTGGACGGGTCGCGCCTCAACGTCGTCTTCGGGACCGACGTCAGCAGGCGGGGGAGCAACTTCACAATTAGAAAGTTCTCAAAGATACCTCTCAGCATCACCCAGCTGGTCAAATTTGGAACACTCGATGCCAGGATGGCTGCTTATCTGTGGATGATGCTGGAGTCGGGCATGTCCATGTTCATCTGCGGTGAGACTGCCTCTGGGAAGACGACGACCCTCAACGCCATCACAGTCTTCATAAGGCCAAACGCAAAGGTGATCACAATAGAGGACACCCCTGAGGTCTACATCCCACACCCTAACTGGGTCAGCGAGTGCACGAGGAGGGGAGAATCTGAGTCCTCATCTGTTGAGCTATTCGACTTACTAAAGTCCGCTTTGAGGCAGAGGCCGAACTATATCATTGTCGGCGAGATCAGAGGTAGAGAGGGAAACATCGCCTTCCAGGCCATCCAGACCGGGCACCCGGTAATATCCACATTCCATGCAGCATCGATGCAGAAGCTTATCCAGAGGATCACCGGCGACCCGATAAACATCCCAGCTGCCTATGTCGACAACCTGAATGTCGTGCTCTTCCAGAGCAGCGTGAAGAGCCCCAAAACTGGCAAGTTCGAGAGGAGGGTCACCGGTATCTGCGAGATTATCGGTATAGACCCTGTTGAAAAATCCTACAACTTCATCGAGATCTTCTCATGGGACCCGGTTACAGACACGCATACGTTCAGGGGTGTAGGGAACAGTTATCTCCTCGAGTACAAGGTTGCACCTGCAAAGGGCCTCTCGCCTAAGGATGCGAGAAAGATATACAACGAGCTTGAATTGAGAACATACATAATAAAAAAACTGGTCGAGCTAAACATAATGGACTACTATGACGTCTACAACGCCCTCTCTAAGGTATACGACAACCCGTACATTGCGGACATGAACTTTGACAACTTCGCCACCAAGGCGATTGACAAAATTCTAAAGGGTGAGTGA
- a CDS encoding type II secretion system F family protein, translating to MTQVQAETKEIPLWMPQKSVEELQKIEAKKARERFRLSLRDQLESLLFARTNKKIWHSMPFFIMHILACSYAEVSSIELVRVSSRTRYGAITRVMKRIGALVDLGIELQRACEISRKDMKTPYLRDFLQRFSQIAKMGEDMITFLTKEYNSFMTMYTSEMERTLTRLKRFTEAYSAILSSSVLIVLILVFTSVLWGAGVEATGYVMPAILVIYAIFAFIFYVSSPCARRISPHYLEKDLASTIRLSRLVLKITVGVNLLLIMMLTLQLIPLAVGSLGAALSGLPALLIGYMGLKRTRGMSSLDERFPEFVTMLTTSLSTTGTSLTYAFREISRLDFGSLSRFIKKMYSRLEIGIEKAIAWDALKKEISSDLISIHSEAIAEANRLGAPAKLYGPLIANSSLFSLTLRRRVEETAALMKGIVVPMHPILCAIMGLIMAILTQFIAIFSQFEQQGLPVIFATVPSLASIEAYIYIVLGTLTFVNAFVLHEIGGEQEFDLTFYLGLFITTGWLTYFFCFTSVSAYLESIGLGRMINIIGA from the coding sequence ATGACGCAGGTACAGGCCGAGACGAAGGAGATCCCGCTATGGATGCCCCAGAAGAGCGTCGAGGAGCTCCAGAAGATAGAGGCAAAGAAGGCAAGGGAGCGTTTCCGCCTGTCCTTAAGGGATCAGCTCGAGTCGCTTTTGTTTGCCAGAACTAACAAGAAGATCTGGCACTCTATGCCCTTTTTCATAATGCACATCCTCGCTTGTTCTTATGCCGAGGTCTCCTCCATAGAGCTCGTTAGAGTCAGCAGCAGGACCAGATACGGAGCTATCACCAGGGTGATGAAGCGTATAGGCGCACTCGTTGACCTGGGAATAGAACTCCAAAGGGCGTGCGAGATATCGAGAAAGGATATGAAAACCCCTTACCTGAGGGACTTCCTCCAGCGCTTTTCGCAGATAGCCAAGATGGGAGAGGATATGATCACCTTCTTGACTAAGGAATACAATTCCTTTATGACCATGTATACCAGTGAGATGGAGAGGACGCTGACAAGACTCAAGAGATTCACGGAGGCCTACAGCGCAATACTGTCTTCCTCGGTGCTTATAGTCCTGATTCTGGTCTTTACGAGCGTGCTCTGGGGCGCAGGTGTGGAGGCCACTGGCTACGTCATGCCTGCGATCCTCGTTATTTACGCAATCTTCGCGTTTATCTTCTACGTCTCCTCGCCCTGTGCGAGGAGGATCTCTCCCCACTATTTGGAAAAGGATCTGGCAAGCACAATCAGGTTAAGCAGGCTTGTCTTGAAGATCACAGTCGGGGTCAACCTCCTCCTGATCATGATGCTGACTTTACAGCTGATCCCATTGGCAGTCGGGTCCCTCGGTGCTGCTCTTTCTGGCCTCCCCGCTCTCCTCATAGGTTATATGGGCCTCAAGAGAACCAGGGGAATGTCATCTTTAGACGAACGGTTTCCTGAGTTCGTGACGATGCTCACGACCTCGCTTTCAACGACCGGAACTTCCCTTACCTATGCTTTCAGGGAGATCTCAAGGCTCGACTTCGGTTCGCTGAGCCGCTTCATAAAGAAGATGTACTCGAGACTCGAGATCGGTATAGAAAAGGCAATTGCATGGGACGCACTTAAGAAAGAAATCTCCAGCGATCTGATATCCATTCACTCCGAGGCGATAGCAGAGGCAAACAGGCTTGGGGCACCGGCGAAACTTTACGGTCCGCTTATCGCAAACTCATCCCTCTTTTCACTGACGCTCAGGAGACGAGTTGAGGAAACCGCGGCCCTTATGAAGGGAATCGTGGTTCCAATGCATCCGATCCTTTGTGCGATAATGGGATTAATTATGGCCATCCTGACACAGTTCATAGCAATCTTCTCCCAGTTTGAGCAGCAGGGTCTCCCAGTCATATTTGCCACAGTGCCTTCGTTGGCATCTATAGAAGCGTACATATACATCGTCCTAGGAACACTCACTTTCGTCAACGCATTCGTACTGCACGAGATAGGTGGCGAGCAGGAGTTCGACCTCACCTTCTACCTCGGCCTGTTCATAACGACCGGATGGCTTACCTACTTCTTCTGCTTCACATCCGTCTCGGCGTATCTCGAGAGCATTGGCCTGGGGAGGATGATCAATATTATAGGAGCATGA
- a CDS encoding YbjQ family protein, with amino-acid sequence MVDFFVTTTDQVPGYRVVKILGIARGATVRAKHLGKDIVAGLRNIVGGEVKEYTEMLAEARDIALNGMVQNAKEMGANGVIGVRFMTSSVAAGAAEVFAYGTAVMLEKE; translated from the coding sequence ATGGTAGACTTTTTCGTGACTACAACCGACCAAGTTCCAGGCTACAGGGTGGTTAAGATACTTGGAATAGCAAGAGGTGCAACGGTAAGGGCAAAGCACCTTGGGAAGGACATTGTGGCCGGTCTGAGGAACATCGTAGGCGGAGAAGTGAAGGAGTATACAGAAATGCTCGCAGAGGCTAGAGACATCGCCCTTAATGGGATGGTGCAGAACGCGAAGGAGATGGGTGCTAACGGAGTCATCGGAGTGCGGTTTATGACCTCTTCTGTAGCTGCAGGCGCCGCGGAGGTCTTTGCCTACGGGACAGCGGTCATGCTCGAGAAAGAGTGA